A region from the Sphaerodactylus townsendi isolate TG3544 linkage group LG01, MPM_Stown_v2.3, whole genome shotgun sequence genome encodes:
- the SCCPDH gene encoding saccharopine dehydrogenase-like oxidoreductase: protein MATGRPFQLVVFGASGFTGQFVVEEVARVAAEDELRGSVRWAVAGRNKEKLKAVVERAAEKLGKAELKSEVDIILCDVSDPTSLAAMAKQAAIVLNCVGPYRFFGEPVVKACVENGANCIDISGEPQFLEGIYLNYNDKAAEKGVYIIGSCGFDSIPADIGVLYTRNNLKGTLTAVESFLNVKSGPEGACIHDGTWKSAVYGLADQDNLKKIRKQIGHKPVPVTGAKLKRRGALFYSNEFSQYCIPFMGSDVSVVKRTQRYLQTHCQESPVQYAAYTTVGGIGTVIKLMFAGLLFLILVKFNFGRKLLLKYPEFFSGGYFTKEGPTEKQMEGSSFEMTFLGEGYSEGQDPQKGKPNVKICTQVKGPEAGYVATPIAMVQAAVVLLKDKSSLPKQGGVYTPGAAFSKTKLIDRLNNHGIEFSVISQPEA, encoded by the exons ATGGCGACCGGACGGCCTTTCCAGCTGGTGGTCTTCGGGGCTTCGGGCTTCACCGGCCAGtttgtggtggaggaggtggcGCGGGTGGCGGCCGAGGATGAGCTGCGGGGCTCCGTGCGCTGGGCTGTGGCCGGCAGGAACAAGGAGAAGCTGAAGGCGGTGGTGGAAAGGGCAGCCGAGAAGCTGG ggaaggcagagctgAAGTCAGAAGTTGATATAATCCTATGTGATGTCAGTGATCCAACATCTCTTGCTGCTATGGCTAAACAAGCAGCTATTGTTCTGAACTGTGTAGGCCCT TACAGGTTTTTTGGAGAACCTGTAGTAAAAGCTTGCGTTGAGAATGGTGCCAACTGTATCGACATTAGTGGAGAACCTCAG tttctggAAGGAATATACCTGAATTATAATGACAAGGCTGCAGAAAAAGGGGTGTATATTATTGGAAGCTGTGGCTTTGATTCTATTCCAGCAGATATTGGAGTATTGTACACCAGAAACAATTTGAAAG GTACATTAACTGCAGTGGAAAGTTTCCTGAATGTAAAATCTGGCCCTGAG GGTGCCTGTATTCATGATGGAACCTGGAAGTCAGCTGTTTATGGACTTGCGGATCAGGATAATCTGAAGAAAATCAGAAAACAAATTGGACACAAACCTGTTCCAGTCACTGGAGCCAAACTGAAGAGAAG AGGTGCATTGTTTTACAGTAATGAATTCTCTCAGTATTGCATTCCATTCATGGGATCAGATGTCTCTGTTGTAAAAAGAACTCAGCGCTATTTACAAACACATTGCCAGGAGTCACCT GTGCAGTATGCTGCTTATACAACCGTTGGAGGCATTGGAACTGTAATTAAATTGATGTTTGCtggacttttatttttaattcttgttAAGTTCAACTTCGGAAGAAAGCTTCTCTTAAAA TATCCTGAGTTTTTCTCTGGAGGATATTTTACAAAGGAAGGGCCTACAGAAAAGCAG ATGGAAGGATCGTCTTTTGAAATGACCTTTTTGGGTGAGGGATACAGTGAAGGACAAGATCCACAAAAGGGCAAACCAAATGTGAAAATCTGTACTCAAGTGAAGGGCCCAG aGGCTGGTTATGTTGCTACACCCATAGCCATGGTTCAGGCAGCTGTGGTACTTCTGAAGGACAAGAGTTCTCTTCCTAAACA aggtgGTGTCTATACGCCTGGAGCTGCATTCTCCAAAACAAAGCTTATTGATAGACTCAACAACCATGGAATTGAATTCTCTGTTATTAGTCAGCCTGAAGCCTGA